The following is a genomic window from Solanum stenotomum isolate F172 chromosome 4, ASM1918654v1, whole genome shotgun sequence.
TGTTAAAAAGAATTGCCAATACTAAAATTATGACGACATTTTTTTCCCGCTAATATGAATCTATAAGTTTAACAGATTATTATAATAACAGAATTGAGCATTATATAGaaaatgttataaaaataatcaattaacataattgaaaataattttaaaatattgaagtaTCATCGTTCCTACTTATAtctgatttgaaagaaaaagtgCCTAAtgatcattaaaataaaatcaaaagattaACCCTAAGAGAAGTTGAGACTGACTCAGAAATGAAGAACAACGTacgaaaaaaagaaaacaccggaagaaagaaaacttttaaaaatatattaatggATAAATAATTCTACAGCTATATTGTgggattttttaaatttatataaaatatttatcatccAAATCGTAGTTAGAATTTCACTTTAGTTAATTATCTTAACCATTAATTTTAACTTGTGCAATTTACTTGAAAAAATGAAAGGGAGCCAAATACATATTTTAGAGAATTTGGCTCATCTCTATTACACTTTCTCTCCATTtcgtcaaatatatatatacatgagaATTGAACTctacaatataataatataatttttgattACTAAACTCAAGTTTTATGTATTAAATTTTGACAGAGGTATCAATTTGTTGTTTCTCTTTgttatctattttcttttcttattatgtAGCATTACTTATAAACCATCTCAAGTAAAGTCTAAACTGGAAACGTCAGTGAAAGTGATATGTAttgatatgttattttattatgtaattgtgataaatttctattattagaaataacatattgttaatttccttaatttgttagAGAAGAATGAAAACGTAAAACGTGATATTTTTGAAGTTGGGGGAGGGTTAAGGGGGTGAGCAGCCAGCAGGCCGTACTTCATCTTATCTGTTATTTCGttccttttatttaataattaatactcTCTTTGTCTCagtttaatttatatgacttgCTTTTTTTAGTTagtctaaaaagtatgatatatttttatgttaatcatacaatttaactttaaaatgcttatttatcatttattaaatgatttataatcacacaaatatctattatttattattttttttccttaaactttatatcaaatcaaactaactcatataaaatgggacgagAGCCCATAAATTATGTCATTTTCATACTCCTACTTTTTCTTTCAACATCAGCATTAGCTGTTGAGTATTACAGGATGGGCGGCTACCTAGAATATTCTCCATCATCCTTCATTAACATATTAGTTCaccattttagaaaattattcttttaacaAATTAATCAGATTCCCTTTTAGAAGTTGTACACATCAATTTGacgtatattatattttttttagtttgaaaatagaaaaggaGTATTTCAATCCATTAAAGCAAAAATTTTGACTTTCAAAAAGTATTAACAATAAGAATGGACTTTCGTAAATCAATTCAAGCTGAAATTGTAagaattttgagtaattactCAGTGTCGGGCAAGTGAGTAATAAGATGAGAATTTGTGTTATCGTTATCTTAgcatatttaatatatttatttcaatacttttttcttacacaattttaaaaatatcactCCATTGTGAAGTAGTATTAATATggaaatcattatttttatgcCCAGTTGGTTAGAAAAGTGGTCCTAAAGATCCtcccaaaactaaaaaatagcATGTCCCGATCATAAAGAAATTATAGACAATTTTTTTACTAAAGCAACTATATATTATGATGTGTAACGGTATACTACTGAGGGCCGGCTCTATTATAAAGTTATTAAATCAACGATTTGGGTTCTACGATTTTCTAAAGATGTGTTTTGTATAGATATGGTATTTCCTCACtccattttatattttctttttcagttgGTAAAATGAAATgatacatttctatatttagtagtaatttgactttaaaatgcctattttatttttaatgaaatattttttagtcaCACAAATATCTGTCTTATTTTAAGccacaaatttcaatttttttttattagactTTGTGTTAAGTCAAACTAGCTGATATAAATTGGGACGAATagagttttttttccttttaaaaaaagataatctTACGTACTATTAAATTTGAATGAAACTTTTGAGGAGTCcgtaaaataactttttatgtTTTAAGGTGGAAACGCTgtaacaaatgaaaaattaaatagtttttaagtaattattctatttttttaaaatgtggttatcttttttttttgtttgcataTTCATATCCTAATACTAGTAAATAGTATGGAGAATGGacccatatttttatttatctttttcattttcccttttactattcttcttctcttttttttttttttttttacatatattgaAATCTAACCAAACCTTCAGTATCCGGTAAAATCATTGTGTTTTTTTTGCttataaaaagatcaaaatttattttttgctgttttCTTCGAAATTTAAAGCAACACAAATATCAATCATTATATATATCGAAACAATGTAATACTATTTTGATATTATTAGACATATCAacttatctaaattttttattagattttattattttaatattataatctATTTTTGCATTAAAAAATTGTCTGTATTGATATGATTACTTCATAAGTAtatttattcttgttttagttaaattgttattagtattttattaaatttaaatatgtcaattataaaaatatgaatttgaatataaaataaaaaaaagctagaaaatttcatacttgaaaaaaaaaagaggatctctttaattataaattttaacttTAGGCGCTCAaacttgttgaatggatcgataCCAGTATATTTAGTTAGCAGGTGTTCatcatcataataataattaatacaaacatTAGAATGGGAAAatgttatatttatattctataaATTAAACCATACATATTATTTTTGGCTTTCAGAAAAAAAGGTTGAGATGAAGAAAGAGATTTTTCATGACAAGGATGTATTCAATGAAGAATACAAGGAAATGAATAGAAGCCTAAAGATATATGTATATCCGCACAAGAAGAATGAGCCTTTTGCTAATATTTTATTAGCAATTGATGATGAACCATCAGGGAACTATGCAAGTGAGAGTTATTTCAAGAAATCCctttttaaaagtcatttcatcaCAAAAGACCCCAAAGAAGCTGATCTTTTTTATCTTCCATTTTCTATAACAAATATGAGAAATGACAAGAGGGTAGGGGTTGGTGGAATCCAAGATTTTGTCAAAGAATATATAGTTGAGATAAGTGAAAAATATCCTTATTGGAATAGGTCAGGAGGGGCTGACCATTTCTATGTTGCTTGTCATTCTATTGGAAGGTCAGCAATGGAGAAAGCAATTCATGTTAAGTTAAATGCAATCCAAGTTGTTTGCTCTTCAAGTTACTTTCTATCTGGTTATCTTCCTCATAAAGATGCTTCCATTCCTCAAATTTGGCCTAGAAAAGGACCATCCCCTACAAATGCTCCTTCGCGGAGGTACGTGCATTATATTTTAGTCCCTGACGCCTTTTTAGTATGTTCTAAAAAGAATCATGTCATTCCATATTTAAAAGTACACTTTAAGCTTTTCAACATACTCTTAATGATATGTTCTTACCTATAGATAGCCATAgtaatgttataaaatatttaaaatcatatGTTCTAATTAAGGACATGTTTTATGTGTAGATGTCTTTCTTGATCTTAATTAGGTAGCCAGGAAAACAcaatcatataaaattaaagagttttcattttatatattgtcagtgtaaactttttttttttttacaccaTCAGATCATGTAAATAATATTGaaaggtaattaattaattagtcttCTTAAAATATAAGAATATTTAAACTCTTGCAAATaagatactccctctgttccacCTTATATGTTCAAAAAGAaagacacatttctatatttagtactaacaattttactttaaaatgtctcattttactcttaatgatATGATTAGTAAGCCACacgaaattctatgacttattttagatcacaaattttaaaaatctttttttttttattaaacttgGTATTAGGGGTGtaaaaaaccgaaccgaaaaccgaaccaaatcgCAAACCGagaaaaaaacccgactagtggttggtttgacttggtttggtattggaaaaaaaaatctgactatatttgggttggtttggttttaactaaaaaaaaccaacccaacattatatatataattttaaaattttattttatacataaaaatatttactttgatataatttttaaatttttcttatactttttcatagttttaatcttttaatatattattaattcaagtttgaaacttataattctaaatggttcaataaagattatagtccacagataaagcttaaatcaaaattaaattaatactaaaggaaaaaaaataatcaattcaacactaagaatgacaattatattgaatatttgttctatggttttacattggtttattcaaatacataatctaattttaatttcctttaatatttagttatgtaaataatacttattaaacttattttagcatgatttagtacttttaaattatgatcattttcattatgacttgttaatttgcaatattttttttacgcgatttcattattattattttttgttggatattttagtatcattactcatataatattgtgtgttattttcttaagaaacaccttagatagttgtattttgataggattaaagaaatatttgaagtacaagtaaattatatgtttgtatgaatatttttctggaaaaaaacccgaaaatccgaaaaacccgaaaaaacccGAAGTTGAAAAACcggagttttattggtttggtttataaatttaaaaattcgacacaaatgatttggtttgatatttgaaaaattcgaACCAACCTGGTCATGTACGCCCTACTTGGTATATATAagtcaaactaactcatataaaCTGAGATAATGGATTAACTTGTTTGTGTTGGTAAATATTTATACTAATGgcgtatatttttaaaactcaGAATTACCTTGTACTTTTCTTctgaattcttttttttttaccctccctaggagctcacACCCCTTTTGCTATCTTGGTGACTagaactcgcaaccttcgggttggaagtgaggggtgatTACCATCCGAGCAATTTCCTCTCGTCTTCTAAATTCTTAGAGTATTTGtgattcaatatttttaatttgcatggaaacatgaaacaatTCAGGAAAAAGTTAGCTTTTTTCGCGGGAGCAATGAACTCGAGAGTACGTGAAAACCTGGTTGAAACATGGAGTAATGATTCAGAGATCGTAGTCCACCGCGGCCGCATGAAAACACCATACTCAGAGGCGTTATTGGACAGTAAATACTGCATTCACGCTAAAGGTTTTGAGATTAACACTGCACGAATTGGTGACGCTATTTACTACGGTTGTGTTCCAGTCATATTGTCTGACCATTATGATCTCCCATACGCTGACATTCTTAATTGGGAAAGTTTCGCCGTCATTGTTTCATCCCTTGATATTCCAAAACTAAAGCAAATTCTTCAAGCAATAGAGTACCATCACTACGTCAAGCTTCAAAACAATGTAATGCAGGTGAAAAAGTATTTTCAATGGAACTCTTTTTCCaaagattttgatatttttcatatgGTTATGTATGAGTTGTGGATTCGACGAAGTCATTTGCGACACATCTACTAACTAAATTGTAAAGGATTTCTATTTCTTGAAGGACAATATTTCAGTTTTTCTCATAAGAATTGTTGGTGTTATTTGAATATGTTCTATTTTTAGCTAATAGTAAGTATGTTTGAGGCCAGTTGACAAACAACATTTAGCTAATGTGGAAAACTTTATTATATGCCTTAATTACCTAGTGTTCATGCACAAACTTAATTTGGGTCCAATCCATGGGCGGAGCTAAACTTTAGCATGTCAAAAAATTATTGCGAGTATATATGTTAAATATCAATAGTTTTGGATATATATAAATGGTTGAATAACTTTAACATGTTAAAGAAAGATAGATCAATGGTTAAGGGCTTAAGGCTGTTCAAAGTTGTCTCATGGGCCTGGGTTTGAGCCCAAACTAAaacattttgtttaatttttttttttagttttgtttttaaagagaaaaaaggtCGCCTCAAGGGCTTGGGTTGGAGCCCAGATTAAgatgtttatttaattattttttttagtttcgtTTTTTAAGAGAATAATAGTGATGTTTCAATCTTTATAATATCACCAACAaggtttatttttttacttttcataaAGTATGAAcacccttgatgaaaattttaGCTCCACCACTGGTCCAATCCCCTTTCTAGGATATAAAAAGATCCACACACTATTAGTGTTAGTCATGTGAAACACATCTATAATAACAATCCTAACTGGAACAAGAATAGTATACTCATTATTAATAATGAGTCATTAACAACAACGAacgtataatataatttgtgttgAAGAATTGCTTCAAGTCGAAGTAAGTTTCACTTGAAAACAGAAGCCAAATTAATATCTCATGAACTAGATGTCATTCTATAGTTTATTTATGATACCGAAAAGGTCTAATATGCCCCTCAACTATTTGAATCGGTACAAAATTATCATCCATCCATCTTTCGGGCCCCAAATACCCCTAACGTCAATTTTTTAGCTCAAAATAATCTTATGTCTAATGGTCTGTAATCATAAGGTGGATGGAGGACACAATATTGTACCAAATCCCATAGTTTAAAGGCATTTTGAGCCCTTTTCTGTTAAAATAGCTTGAAACTACTTAAGATTTATATGATTGACATGATTTTGGATTCGatagtaaagaaaaaataaaaaggataatcCCCTTCACTTTTTCTCCCTTCcactttttttcaattttggatCTTgtacaatttgaaattttagttctttttttcaacttatgacaaaacaagagagaaaaaggaggaaaataacGACAACATTCATATAGAAAGAATTAGTTCAATAAAAGATGATTTAATTAAGCAACTATGTACTTATactacatttttcttttgtgtgtacccataattcaatataaaagaaTACAAATTATAACCTTTTGTCCTATCCCACCATgataataatacaaattaaaagaatatgaatatataagtttatttcaagtttgagtcTCTGATATTATTGTAATAAAGAATAAGAGATtcagaaaacaataaaaaggaaatgaacaagacatttgactaattgataaaaaaaattatattaatattaggGTTACAAAGTGTGGATAAATTTCACGTTCATCATATATCAGCCTATATTGAGGAAACCACGAGCTAGATAGAAAATCGAATATCTCCCACTTCTCTTGTCATGGGCTAGAACCAAAAGCAGTATTATGTCAATAACAAATATAATTCACACACACAAATAATTTTTGCGACATGCAAGCATCAATAGTTGTAGTAACCTTCTAGgtcatttttattcatattttttatgtttagagTTTTCATATAGCTCCCCAAGTTATTTATGACTTCTTGGGACTAACATGACTTTCACCACGCAGTTtgtttgatgtttatgcaaATTTATGTGTTTTGGTGCTTTTGAAGCTAGGGTGTTTGGCTTTGGTCAAAACATCACATAAATGACCTTACAATGCAATTTTGATGGTTTTATTAGGtctaaaatattgtttttaGTCTCGATAGACCTTTGGTTGGGGTTCAAAGATTTTTGTGCTTATTTCGAGCTATCTTGTGGCTTTTGTTAAAATGGAGCTTGAGGTGTGACCCCCCTTTTCATAGAGAAAACCTCTATTGGAagtttttttttgacaattttattGAGTTCTAAATAACACTTATGGTTAGGTAGAATACCCTGATTGCATTTGTGAGACTCCGAACAAATCCCAAGAGTCCATCCTAGACTTGGAATTTTATTGCAAATCTACTAATGCACTAGCCAGTACTAATGCATCTACTTCTATTAAGATAGGCTCGGTGGAGTCATTCTGTTTGATGGGCATCACTTTGACGATTCTGGATCACTTAGTTGGCCCTTACTCTTACGAAGATTGATTGCTCCTATAGTATCGCTCCAGTGGGACCTTGGTTGCTTCTATGGAGCTGGTGGATCCTGCTGACCACCATCCTCCAAAACCTTTGTTGCACTGGCAATGGCGATATCACTTCAGTGACCCTTGGTCCATCCATTttctaaaagaagaagaaatggttGTGAGCTTGGTCTTAGGAAATTTCAGTGGGATTCTTGTTTGAGTTGGTTTTAGCTTAGGAGAGTTGCTGAGGTTATCAATCTCTCTTTGAAACCTAGAagtctctttaatttctttggtCTTTGCTTGAATATGGGTGTTCTAGAGCTAGTTGATTGTGGACTGTTTTAGGCCCAGGTTGAGCTCAAATTGTTCCCCTATTCGGGGAACAAGTTCCTTGAGCATGTGCGGACCTATTGACAAAGTCTATTCATTGATTCTTTGGATGGGTCCCATAATCCCATTATTAACTCAATTTTGAGGTTGAGATTTTTCTATTGCATTATGGGTATCATTTAACTTTATTAAAGCCTTGATAGCTTATTTGAGAGTGTGGCATCATTAAGAGGCTGCTCAAAAAGGAAAAGTCCTATTTTAGAGAATTTAGAGTGTGCCACATCATAATCTAGGTAGGATAAGACTTAGTAATCTTAGACTTTGCTTGTTGGTTTCTTTAGCATGATGATTtgctatttttttgtttgggtTAGATAGTAGGACTATTGTTGTTACCCttgtttcttttgtttagaCTTATTTTGGGTATATTCAGGAATATAATATTGTATACTCTTGTCTTTATTGATATTATTACTTCCATGATCGGTATATGGGTTGGGATTGTCTTGTTATGCTTGTTGAAGACATAAGCCTTTGGTTCGCTAGCGTGTGCAATAGACTTTAGCCTTAATGGCTCGTGTGACCTAGGGTTGGCCTAAATAAGTCTAGGGTTATATGTGACCCTTTAGTTGGACTTGAACCtatttagtataatatatagGATATTGTGGTATGTGTAGGTACTAAGCCttatttttggttttggttCTCCTAGTGTGGAGGGACCTTGCGATGTAAGATTTTGAGAAGGATCAACCCCTTTTGATATAGCCACCCTAATATAAGAATTCAGAATTGTCTAGGTTTCATTGTAGTTATATGATATAAGATTTTAGGAGTTGGTAGGTTTTGTTATAGCTATGCCGATGTAATTTTAGGGAGAAGTTAGGTTTCTCTGTGGCTAATTATGTAACGTTTTGGATGATGCTAGCTCTTTTTGTAGCTATCAATTGTTAGATTCTGGAAGTGGCTAGGTTTCATTTTAGCTAATCAGATGTAAAATTCTAGAATTGAATAGGTTTAGTTGTATCCATCCCGATGTAAGATTCCGGAAGAAGGTAGGATACTTTATCGCAAATCCAATGTAAGATTTTGGATGATGCCAACTCTTTTTGAAGCTATCCCGATCTAAGATTTCTGGAGAGCCTAGGTCCTGTTATGGCTATCTTGACATAAAATTCCAGGACATGATAGAACTCGATGTATCCGTTCTGATGTTAGATTTCACGATGAGCCATACCTACTTTGCGACTATCTTGATGTCAAATTATGGGAAATTCCTTGCTTGAGTTTCATGTTTGTGGTTCATGGTTGCTTTTGGTATCATTCTTTAATAGTGTTAGAACTTGTGTGTACCCATTAGGCTTATGAGGTCTGTGCCACGTAATTTCTTCGACTTGTCTAAGATTCTAGGATGAACTAT
Proteins encoded in this region:
- the LOC125862698 gene encoding probable glycosyltransferase At5g03795 → MSPLNRKGSILIKPSLVALITSTLIVFYIFSTSRLILLHPQQTWIHNIDSSPKLRDFVVDHHNKPKQDEDTHLLLANTSTTLPLPEPFPITNAHDHRHLPKPNLQLGSSREKKVEMKKEIFHDKDVFNEEYKEMNRSLKIYVYPHKKNEPFANILLAIDDEPSGNYASESYFKKSLFKSHFITKDPKEADLFYLPFSITNMRNDKRVGVGGIQDFVKEYIVEISEKYPYWNRSGGADHFYVACHSIGRSAMEKAIHVKLNAIQVVCSSSYFLSGYLPHKDASIPQIWPRKGPSPTNAPSRRKKLAFFAGAMNSRVRENLVETWSNDSEIVVHRGRMKTPYSEALLDSKYCIHAKGFEINTARIGDAIYYGCVPVILSDHYDLPYADILNWESFAVIVSSLDIPKLKQILQAIEYHHYVKLQNNVMQVKKYFQWNSFSKDFDIFHMVMYELWIRRSHLRHIY